From a single Tachypleus tridentatus isolate NWPU-2018 chromosome 6, ASM421037v1, whole genome shotgun sequence genomic region:
- the LOC143253253 gene encoding uncharacterized protein LOC143253253 isoform X2, whose amino-acid sequence MNLQGQFFKSKHLDNQSVTSCVDYHHLERPWRSSCQILVTCLIQTSRPENSEMKRNSETPSGRCNDLQVSTKRVN is encoded by the exons ATGAACTTACAAGGTCAATTCTTCAAAAGTAAGCATCTGGACAATCAGTCAGTTACATCCTGCGTCGATTATCATCACTTAGAGAGACCGTGGAG GTCTTCCTGTCAAATTTTGGTTACCTGCCTCATTCAGACCTCGCGTCCAGAGAACTCCGAAATGAAACGCAACTCCGAGACGCCATCAGGCAGATGCAACGATTTGCAGGTATCAACGAAACGGGTGAACTAG
- the LOC143253253 gene encoding matrix metalloproteinase-17-like isoform X1, which yields MQRFAGINETGELDEGTVALMKRKRCGMPDLIGSSERIKLYDMQGKKWSKNSLTWRLATVTILSPIYYTMFLQDQRSFFRVNKILYTEQDLQPIRILALLRTLDSLSLVILYTWIFYSLPF from the exons ATGCAACGATTTGCAGGTATCAACGAAACGGGTGAACTAGACGAAGGAACAGTTGCTCTAATGAAACGAAAACGTTGCGGAATGCCCGACCTTATTGGTTCGTCGGAAAGGATTAAACTTTACGACATGCAAGGAAAGAAGTGGAGTAAGAATTCATTGACATGGAG ATTAGCTACAGTTACGATATTGAGTCCTATATACTACACCATGTTTTTGCAGGACCAACGTTCTTTCTTTAGGGTGAACAAGATTCTTTATACTGAACAGGACTTACAACCAATACGGATTCTTGCTTTACTACGAACTTTAGATAGCTTGTCActagttattttatatacatgGATTTTTTATTCCTTACCTTTTTGA
- the LOC143253255 gene encoding uncharacterized protein LOC143253255, translating into MLNELNRRFSFDACSVLMGASALNSKHSTFLDKQALLGVAANYGVASDDLAVEDHQLNRLIAKKKDKGQDIFTPLELATMLEPYKDAFIFTNLCASLRPCLSVQLPVREVSHV; encoded by the coding sequence ATGCTtaacgagctgaatagaagattctcttttgatgcctgcagtgttctgatgggtgcaagTGCATTGAActccaaacactccacatttctggacaagcaagcactttTAGGagtggcagcaaactatggtgtggcctctgatgacctcgcagtggaggaccaccagttgaaccggctaattgccaagaagaaagacaaggggcaggatatattcacaccattggagcttgcaaccatgctggagccatacaaggatgccttcatctTCACAAACTTGTGTGCATCGCTGCGACCCTGCCTGTCagttcagctgcctgtgagagaagtttctcatgtctga